In Romboutsia lituseburensis, a genomic segment contains:
- a CDS encoding methylcobamide:CoM methyltransferase MtbA, producing MTEKERLYKVLKGEKVDRKPCICPGGMMNMIVEDIMDIENVFWPMAHSDSEMMANLTLGMYKNGGFENFGVPFCMTVEAECMGADVYMGTKVTEPRVVKYPIESVSNWIELKQIDVNTARAKTVIDAIKILKEKNNDIPIVANLTGPVSLASSLMEPMTYYKELRKKKNEAHEFMDFVTENLIEFGKAQLQAGADVLTISDPSGTGEILGAKTFNEFATPYLNKIIDNLKPYAQGGTIIHICGKLKSIYNELNDLHSDAISFDSITNAKQVVENVHGKIIMGNVSTFAIENGTEESLKNISNQCLNSGVDILSPACGIGVRSKLNNIKVLVECAKQYSN from the coding sequence ATGACTGAAAAAGAAAGACTATATAAAGTTTTAAAGGGTGAAAAGGTAGATAGAAAACCATGTATATGTCCTGGTGGGATGATGAATATGATAGTAGAAGACATTATGGACATTGAAAATGTATTTTGGCCAATGGCCCATAGTGATTCAGAAATGATGGCAAATTTAACGCTAGGAATGTACAAAAATGGTGGATTTGAAAATTTTGGAGTTCCATTTTGCATGACTGTAGAAGCAGAATGTATGGGGGCTGATGTATATATGGGGACTAAAGTCACGGAGCCTAGAGTTGTAAAATACCCAATAGAATCTGTTTCGAATTGGATAGAATTAAAACAAATTGATGTAAATACGGCAAGAGCAAAAACAGTAATAGATGCTATAAAAATTCTAAAAGAAAAAAATAATGATATTCCAATTGTAGCCAACTTAACAGGACCAGTAAGTTTAGCATCTTCTCTTATGGAACCTATGACATACTACAAAGAGCTAAGAAAGAAAAAAAATGAAGCACATGAATTTATGGACTTTGTTACAGAAAATCTTATAGAATTTGGTAAAGCACAATTACAAGCTGGAGCCGATGTTTTAACAATATCAGATCCAAGTGGTACAGGAGAGATATTAGGAGCTAAAACATTTAATGAATTTGCAACTCCATATTTAAATAAAATAATAGATAACTTAAAGCCTTATGCACAAGGTGGAACTATTATACATATATGCGGAAAATTGAAAAGTATATATAATGAATTAAATGATTTACATAGTGATGCAATAAGCTTTGACTCTATAACAAATGCAAAACAAGTTGTTGAAAATGTACATGGAAAAATTATTATGGGTAATGTGAGCACATTTGCAATTGAAAATGGAACTGAAGAAAGTTTAAAAAATATTTCTAATCAATGCTTAAATAGTGGAGTAGATATATTATCTCCAGCTTGTGGAATAGGGGTAAGAAGTAAGCTAAATAATATAAAGGTTTTAGTAGAATGTGCAAAACAATATAGTAATTAA
- a CDS encoding corrinoid protein encodes MSNLKEELLKKLASCVVEMEDEEVIDIANEYVENEFEAYEGISKGLAAGMEEAGKLYEEEEYYIPELLLCSDAMYEGINILKPHLKKDSTKDSYKAVVGVVEGDTHDIGKNLFKIMLETSGFEVYDLGRDVPCEEFINKAKELNADLIGLSTLMTTTMDNMQKIINMLKEEDIRDEFVVMVGGGPISQSFANKIGADGYAHEASKASKLAKELINKKKATIKEVV; translated from the coding sequence ATGTCAAATTTAAAAGAAGAACTATTAAAGAAACTAGCAAGTTGTGTTGTAGAAATGGAAGACGAAGAAGTAATAGATATAGCAAACGAATATGTAGAAAATGAATTTGAAGCATATGAAGGTATATCAAAAGGATTAGCAGCAGGTATGGAAGAAGCAGGTAAGTTATATGAAGAAGAAGAGTATTATATACCAGAGCTTCTATTATGTTCAGATGCTATGTATGAAGGCATTAATATACTAAAGCCACATCTAAAAAAAGATTCAACAAAAGATTCATATAAAGCAGTAGTTGGAGTTGTAGAAGGAGATACTCATGATATAGGAAAAAACTTATTTAAGATAATGTTAGAGACCTCTGGATTTGAAGTATATGATTTAGGTAGAGATGTTCCTTGTGAGGAATTTATAAATAAAGCAAAAGAGTTAAATGCTGATTTAATTGGATTATCAACACTTATGACAACAACTATGGATAATATGCAAAAAATAATAAATATGCTAAAAGAAGAAGATATAAGAGATGAATTTGTAGTTATGGTAGGTGGAGGACCTATATCTCAAAGTTTTGCAAATAAAATAGGTGCGGATGGATATGCACATGAGGCATCTAAGGCTTCTAAACTTGCGAAAGAATTAATAAATAAGAAAAAAGCCACTATAAAAGAGGTGGTATAA
- a CDS encoding uroporphyrinogen decarboxylase family protein — translation MKYIINKDEMTPKERMKAFGEGKAIDRIPCSPFLGESVAPTFGHTIYDYNHSIDVLVDVAVKSFETFRPDSIGFGPGLQGIPEAMGSEVMFPLNNTPYINRPAINDYSEIGKLSPIDPYKDGRIHYFLEALKITKDKLDNEVGVGTSVGGPFTVASFLRGTDKFLRDLTKNKEMAHQLLEISTQSVLNYIDAACDIGLTPGIAEPNASCTMISSRNFEEFAKPYLKRCMDRIIERTGGGSTLHICGKTKKVWGHMVDIGISNLSLDNVDDIGELKEAYGDKVCVIGNVDPVETMLRGSIEDVYKEARECIVKAHDSQRGFVLSTGCDVPIGTDPKNIIALMDAARIFGSSKVNINEL, via the coding sequence ATGAAATATATAATAAATAAAGATGAAATGACTCCAAAAGAAAGAATGAAAGCTTTTGGAGAAGGAAAAGCAATTGATAGAATACCATGTTCACCTTTTCTTGGGGAAAGCGTTGCGCCTACATTTGGTCATACAATATATGATTATAATCATTCTATAGATGTGCTTGTAGATGTAGCTGTAAAAAGTTTTGAAACATTTAGGCCAGATAGTATAGGCTTTGGACCGGGGCTTCAAGGAATACCAGAGGCCATGGGAAGTGAAGTTATGTTTCCTTTAAATAACACACCTTATATTAACAGACCAGCAATAAATGATTATAGTGAAATAGGAAAATTAAGCCCTATAGATCCTTATAAAGACGGCAGAATACATTATTTTTTAGAAGCGCTTAAAATAACTAAAGATAAGTTAGATAATGAAGTCGGTGTAGGAACATCAGTAGGAGGGCCTTTCACAGTAGCTTCATTTTTAAGAGGAACAGATAAGTTTTTAAGAGATTTAACTAAAAATAAAGAAATGGCCCATCAACTTTTAGAAATTTCAACTCAAAGTGTTTTAAATTACATAGATGCAGCTTGCGATATAGGTTTAACTCCAGGAATTGCAGAACCAAATGCATCTTGTACAATGATAAGTTCAAGAAATTTTGAAGAATTTGCTAAACCGTATTTAAAAAGATGTATGGATAGGATTATAGAAAGAACAGGCGGAGGGTCAACTCTTCATATATGTGGAAAAACAAAAAAAGTATGGGGGCATATGGTAGATATAGGTATATCTAATTTAAGCTTAGATAATGTTGATGATATAGGCGAGTTAAAAGAAGCATATGGAGATAAAGTATGCGTAATCGGAAATGTAGACCCTGTTGAAACAATGTTAAGAGGTAGTATAGAAGATGTATATAAAGAAGCAAGAGAATGTATAGTTAAGGCACACGATAGCCAAAGAGGATTTGTACTAAGTACAGGTTGTGATGTTCCAATAGGAACAGATCCCAAAAATATAATAGCTCTTATGGATGCAGCAAGAATATTTGGATCAAGTAAAGTAAATATAAATGAATTGTAA
- a CDS encoding SH3 domain-containing protein → MNKKIALATLAMIPMAVNNVHASGQTGIVTTNSLNVRSGPGTNNSVLFNVKKNEKVYINETSNGWHKIKNNSGKQGWVSSTYIKIQNESSSNNSNQSSNSTSSKQMKVNTDNLNMRSGAGTSYRIIMKLKKGTVVDLLSQSNGWAKIKYDGRLGYVSIQYLNEYQSQSSNNINTTTKQVNTDSLNVRSGPNTSYSVVGKLKKGEKVKVLSESNDWSKIDYKGKISYTSSRYLSNVSSQPTNPTPKPDEKPEGIKVNKIVNISSLNVRSGPGTNYSKVGTLSKGEKVGIMSESNGWSKIDFKGKVAYTSSQYLSSENTQVPPTQPDTNPGTNPGGDSSTNVNGATINNKSLNYTLEDHVVAQLERSSVGANVIDSSKPRSSQVMTTFMMREARGFIPAERSDLEYFLNPDNFKNSSKGMMQFLRLDTYKGGISASELNSYLNSLSPASSGTNVFYNQGQAFINAAQRYNIDLVYLVSHAMWETGYGKSTLSQGQTITSYKGQSLSKSVTVYNFFGIGAIDKSANVSGAEAAYSNGWTSIEATIDGSAAWIAQNYIRSSKYNQNTIYKMKFNYDYTWHQYATDVNWPNGISGIMVKLMDMYDTSSNLIYEIPNYKK, encoded by the coding sequence ATGAATAAAAAAATAGCCCTAGCGACATTAGCTATGATACCTATGGCAGTAAATAACGTGCATGCATCAGGTCAAACAGGAATAGTTACAACAAATTCATTGAATGTTAGAAGTGGACCAGGGACTAACAATTCAGTATTATTTAATGTTAAAAAAAATGAAAAAGTGTATATAAATGAAACATCTAATGGATGGCATAAAATAAAAAATAATTCAGGAAAACAAGGATGGGTATCATCTACATATATAAAGATACAAAATGAAAGTAGTTCTAATAACTCAAATCAATCAAGTAATAGCACTTCATCAAAACAAATGAAGGTAAATACGGATAACTTAAATATGAGAAGTGGAGCTGGTACTAGTTATAGGATAATAATGAAGTTAAAAAAAGGAACAGTAGTGGATTTATTATCTCAAAGTAATGGGTGGGCAAAAATAAAATATGATGGAAGGTTGGGGTATGTTTCTATACAATACTTAAATGAGTATCAGTCTCAAAGTTCGAATAATATTAATACAACAACTAAACAAGTTAATACAGATAGTTTAAATGTTAGAAGTGGACCTAATACAAGTTACTCTGTAGTTGGAAAACTAAAAAAAGGTGAAAAAGTAAAAGTTCTATCAGAAAGTAATGATTGGTCAAAAATAGATTATAAAGGAAAAATATCATATACATCAAGTAGATATTTAAGTAATGTATCTTCGCAACCTACAAACCCAACACCAAAGCCAGATGAAAAACCAGAAGGCATAAAAGTAAATAAGATTGTAAATATAAGTTCACTAAATGTTAGAAGTGGACCAGGTACAAATTATTCTAAGGTTGGAACTTTATCAAAAGGTGAAAAAGTAGGTATAATGTCAGAAAGTAATGGTTGGTCAAAAATAGATTTTAAAGGTAAAGTGGCTTATACATCAAGTCAATATCTAAGTAGTGAAAATACGCAAGTGCCACCAACACAGCCAGACACAAATCCTGGAACAAATCCAGGAGGGGATTCATCTACGAATGTGAATGGTGCAACAATAAATAATAAATCTTTAAATTATACTTTAGAAGATCATGTAGTGGCTCAATTAGAGAGATCAAGTGTTGGAGCAAATGTTATAGATTCATCTAAGCCGAGAAGTAGTCAAGTAATGACTACGTTTATGATGAGAGAAGCAAGAGGATTTATTCCAGCAGAGAGAAGTGATTTAGAATATTTCTTAAATCCAGATAATTTTAAAAATAGTTCTAAAGGTATGATGCAATTTTTAAGATTAGATACTTATAAAGGTGGAATATCTGCTAGCGAATTAAATTCATATTTAAATTCACTATCTCCAGCTTCATCTGGTACCAATGTATTTTATAACCAAGGACAAGCATTTATAAATGCAGCACAAAGATATAATATAGATCTTGTATATCTTGTTTCACATGCAATGTGGGAGACTGGTTATGGAAAATCAACTCTTTCACAAGGGCAAACCATAACATCTTATAAAGGTCAGTCATTATCTAAATCTGTTACAGTTTACAATTTCTTTGGAATAGGGGCAATAGATAAAAGTGCAAATGTATCAGGTGCAGAAGCAGCATACTCTAATGGATGGACTAGCATAGAAGCTACTATAGATGGTTCTGCGGCATGGATAGCTCAAAATTATATAAGAAGTTCTAAGTACAATCAAAATACTATATATAAAATGAAATTTAACTATGATTATACATGGCATCAGTATGCAACCGATGTAAACTGGCCAAATGGAATATCAGGAATAATGGTTAAATTAATGGACATGTATGACACAAGTAGTAATCTAATATACGAGATTCCAAATTATAAAAAATAA
- a CDS encoding bacteriohemerythrin — translation MAYQWSSDLETGNMQIDTEHKALIKAINDLLDACNGGKGRAEVEKTVNFLSSYTKTHFAHEEVLQQKYKYPDYNNHKKFHEGFIATVESIREKLLANGPSIALVGEVNLKVGDWLIRHIKREDVKVASHIKNNTK, via the coding sequence ATGGCATATCAATGGTCTAGTGATTTAGAAACAGGTAACATGCAAATTGATACAGAGCATAAGGCACTTATAAAAGCAATAAATGATTTATTAGATGCTTGCAATGGTGGAAAAGGAAGAGCAGAAGTAGAAAAAACAGTAAACTTTTTATCATCTTATACAAAAACTCATTTTGCTCATGAAGAAGTATTACAACAAAAATATAAGTATCCTGATTATAATAATCACAAAAAATTCCATGAAGGGTTTATAGCAACTGTTGAAAGTATACGTGAGAAACTTTTAGCAAATGGACCAAGCATTGCTTTAGTTGGGGAAGTAAACCTTAAAGTAGGGGATTGGTTGATTAGACATATAAAAAGAGAAGATGTTAAAGTTGCATCTCATATAAAAAATAATACTAAATAA
- a CDS encoding FAD-dependent oxidoreductase, which translates to MPKVVVIGGGWAGCASAISAKKAGADVVILEKTDLLLGLGNVGGIMRNNGRFTACEEAIALGASELFELTDKYCTHENIDFPGHEHATIYNVTKIEKPVRDKIIEMGIEIKFFSRVVDVDMQDNKINAVILENGEIIEGDSFVETTGSTGPMGNCAKYGNGCAMCVLRCPSFGGRVSISSRCGIEDMLGRRGNGDPGAFSGSMKLLKESLSEAIQKELNETGRAVIPLPEEFINEEKLDIKVCQQYALPAFANNLVLIDTGHAKLMSPFYNLEKLRMIPGFEKAIIVDPYAGGKGNSIRYLSVAPRDNYMRVKGLSNLFVAGEKSGFYVGHTEAICTGSLAGHNAARNSIGMYLLQLPTNLLIGDFIAHSNSEMHKPEGDTLRFTFAGSIYFNRMKELGFYTIDKKIISDRVKKASLEGIYNKQIIK; encoded by the coding sequence ATGCCAAAAGTTGTTGTAATTGGCGGTGGATGGGCAGGATGTGCATCTGCCATATCTGCTAAAAAAGCAGGTGCTGATGTTGTTATACTTGAAAAGACAGACTTGTTATTAGGACTAGGGAACGTTGGGGGAATAATGAGAAACAATGGTAGATTTACAGCTTGTGAAGAAGCAATAGCATTAGGTGCTAGTGAATTATTTGAATTAACAGATAAATATTGCACTCATGAAAATATAGATTTTCCTGGGCATGAACATGCAACAATTTATAATGTAACAAAAATAGAAAAACCTGTTAGAGACAAAATTATAGAAATGGGAATAGAAATTAAATTTTTCAGTAGGGTTGTAGACGTTGATATGCAAGATAACAAAATAAATGCCGTTATACTTGAAAATGGAGAAATTATAGAAGGGGATTCTTTTGTAGAAACAACAGGATCGACAGGTCCTATGGGTAACTGTGCTAAATATGGAAATGGATGCGCTATGTGTGTTTTAAGATGTCCTTCCTTTGGAGGTAGGGTAAGTATAAGTTCTAGATGTGGTATTGAAGATATGCTAGGAAGAAGAGGAAATGGGGATCCTGGAGCATTCAGTGGTTCTATGAAGCTATTAAAAGAATCATTAAGTGAAGCTATTCAAAAAGAATTAAATGAAACTGGTCGTGCTGTTATACCTTTACCTGAAGAATTTATAAACGAAGAAAAGCTAGATATTAAAGTCTGTCAACAATATGCATTACCGGCTTTTGCTAATAACTTAGTTTTAATTGATACAGGTCATGCAAAATTAATGAGTCCATTTTATAATTTAGAAAAATTAAGAATGATACCAGGATTTGAAAAAGCGATAATTGTAGATCCTTATGCAGGTGGTAAAGGTAATTCAATAAGATATTTATCTGTAGCTCCTAGGGACAATTATATGAGAGTTAAGGGACTTAGTAATCTATTTGTTGCTGGTGAGAAATCAGGATTCTATGTAGGGCATACAGAAGCTATCTGTACAGGAAGTCTAGCTGGACACAATGCAGCTAGAAATAGCATAGGTATGTACTTATTACAACTACCTACAAATCTTTTAATAGGAGATTTTATAGCTCATTCTAATAGTGAAATGCATAAACCAGAAGGTGATACTTTAAGATTCACTTTTGCAGGAAGTATATATTTTAATAGAATGAAAGAATTAGGTTTTTATACTATAGATAAAAAAATTATATCAGATAGGGTTAAAAAAGCTAGCTTAGAAGGTATCTATAATAAACAAATAATTAAATAA
- a CDS encoding 2Fe-2S iron-sulfur cluster-binding protein, producing MDKLKKANNQLCADAGSKYCPCHLAYSGNCIKCPITRGEKVCDCLWQGVCIYNELQHNKNIPVCERKETLCKINEVKELSNETFLIKISVPKSMLIDLCSPGAFVLIKSKDRSSDIFNTPISVMDVDFENSILEVVIKSRGIKTKNIIDFEDVWVKGPYFNGIFGIKQIKSAYQKNTLVILNGLSQVNSINVVKRLLENKNNVVVFINNQAIILEVIIEKLKELGVNIQSTDLNEDRDFLIDYIRRNNVEFVYSGGADLFNKYIMDIVDSVDQNIDLAISNSNLICCGEGICGACTIEVNGKKIKSCKAQVDSRAFLNSKNL from the coding sequence GTGGATAAATTGAAAAAAGCTAATAATCAATTATGTGCTGATGCAGGGAGCAAGTATTGTCCATGTCATCTTGCATACTCAGGGAACTGTATAAAATGTCCAATTACACGAGGTGAAAAAGTTTGTGATTGCTTATGGCAAGGAGTGTGTATTTACAATGAATTACAACATAATAAAAATATTCCTGTGTGTGAAAGAAAAGAGACTCTTTGTAAAATCAATGAAGTAAAGGAGTTAAGTAATGAAACTTTTTTGATAAAAATAAGTGTACCAAAATCTATGTTAATAGATTTATGTAGTCCAGGTGCATTTGTATTAATAAAGAGTAAGGATAGAAGTAGTGATATATTTAATACTCCAATATCGGTTATGGATGTAGATTTTGAAAACTCAATTTTAGAAGTTGTAATCAAGTCTAGAGGAATTAAGACAAAAAATATAATAGACTTTGAAGACGTTTGGGTAAAAGGTCCATACTTTAACGGTATATTTGGAATAAAACAAATTAAGAGTGCGTACCAAAAAAACACACTTGTAATATTAAATGGATTATCACAAGTGAATTCTATTAATGTAGTTAAAAGATTATTAGAAAATAAAAATAATGTAGTGGTATTTATTAATAATCAGGCTATAATACTAGAAGTCATAATTGAAAAACTAAAAGAGTTAGGTGTAAATATCCAAAGTACTGATTTAAATGAAGACAGAGATTTTTTAATAGACTATATAAGAAGAAATAATGTAGAGTTTGTATATAGTGGAGGTGCAGATTTATTCAACAAATATATAATGGATATTGTAGACTCAGTTGATCAAAATATAGATTTAGCTATTTCAAATAGTAACCTAATATGTTGTGGAGAAGGTATTTGTGGAGCATGTACAATAGAAGTAAATGGCAAGAAAATTAAATCATGTAAAGCACAAGTTGATAGTAGAGCTTTTTTAAATTCTAAGAATTTATAG
- a CDS encoding YwaF family protein: MENAFIFSKEHLIILLVFSIFMYICPKLTNNLLPYSYIVEKIICGLIILEIVFEQVSIISMGGYDVLTSLPISASRFCAYICIAILFFKQYQLFNVFFSWSLVCSIGEIVFFQNIPYRFPNILHFLFIFSKAILLYANVYMVEVRKFKISKSAIKDNLIICFIYFTSIFILNKFTNANYCYSFSNINYFSIISFIFLTTFIYIPVFVFDRDNFNFKFKR; this comes from the coding sequence ATGGAAAATGCATTTATTTTTTCTAAAGAACATCTAATTATACTTTTAGTTTTTTCTATTTTTATGTATATTTGTCCTAAGCTTACTAATAATTTACTTCCGTATAGCTATATTGTTGAAAAAATAATATGTGGATTAATAATACTAGAAATAGTGTTTGAACAAGTTTCAATTATATCTATGGGTGGATATGATGTACTAACGTCACTTCCTATAAGTGCAAGTAGATTTTGTGCGTACATATGTATTGCTATCTTATTTTTTAAACAATATCAATTATTTAATGTATTTTTTTCTTGGAGTTTAGTTTGTTCTATTGGCGAGATTGTTTTTTTCCAAAACATACCATATAGATTTCCTAATATACTTCATTTTTTATTCATATTTTCTAAAGCTATATTACTTTATGCAAACGTATATATGGTTGAAGTAAGAAAATTTAAAATAAGCAAAAGCGCTATAAAAGACAACTTAATAATATGTTTTATTTACTTTACATCTATATTTATATTGAATAAATTCACAAATGCTAACTATTGCTACAGTTTTTCAAATATTAATTATTTTAGTATAATAAGTTTTATATTTCTTACTACTTTCATTTATATCCCAGTCTTCGTATTTGATAGGGATAACTTTAATTTTAAGTTTAAAAGATGA
- a CDS encoding MarR family winged helix-turn-helix transcriptional regulator: protein MDNRKISAIMMENMTYFTHLIKIVNDERNTIEKVLTERQFYALVSIRKHKKIELKNLSKDLYVSTSSLCILLNKLVDQGYVYREEDSKDRRNTFYCITEKGNEIVQEEIEKFLAIVSSKVDKLTEDQKEILFNCMIEAKPIIKALF, encoded by the coding sequence ATGGATAACAGAAAAATTTCTGCTATAATGATGGAAAATATGACTTATTTTACACATTTAATAAAAATAGTAAATGATGAAAGAAATACAATAGAAAAGGTTCTAACAGAAAGACAGTTTTATGCTTTAGTTAGTATAAGAAAACATAAAAAGATAGAACTTAAAAACTTAAGTAAAGATTTATATGTTTCAACATCAAGTTTATGTATCCTGTTAAATAAATTAGTAGATCAAGGTTATGTATACAGAGAGGAAGATTCAAAGGATAGAAGAAATACTTTCTATTGCATAACAGAAAAAGGGAATGAAATTGTACAAGAAGAAATAGAAAAGTTTTTAGCTATTGTAAGCAGTAAAGTAGACAAATTAACTGAAGATCAAAAAGAAATTTTATTTAATTGCATGATAGAAGCTAAGCCAATAATAAAAGCATTATTTTAA
- a CDS encoding GerW family sporulation protein, with protein MRSTGSIQSLMEKTFETIKGSIDANTIIGDPIRTETTVVVPISKVTIGFGIGGGEYSKGYDDTKKNIDEKVDTNFAGGSAGAISIQPVAFVVVENGETRLMSLDNSMNMVDNILAVTPKVIEKIQNLSKADEKEKRKK; from the coding sequence GTGAGATCAACAGGGTCAATACAAAGTCTTATGGAAAAAACATTTGAAACTATAAAAGGTTCAATTGATGCGAATACAATAATAGGAGATCCTATAAGAACGGAAACAACAGTAGTAGTTCCTATATCTAAAGTTACTATAGGATTTGGTATAGGTGGAGGAGAGTATTCTAAAGGGTATGATGATACTAAAAAAAATATAGACGAAAAAGTAGATACAAATTTTGCAGGTGGTAGTGCGGGTGCTATTTCAATACAACCTGTAGCATTTGTAGTAGTTGAAAATGGAGAAACTAGGCTTATGAGTTTAGATAATAGCATGAATATGGTAGATAATATATTGGCGGTAACACCAAAGGTAATTGAGAAAATTCAAAATTTATCAAAGGCAGATGAAAAAGAAAAAAGGAAGAAGTAA
- a CDS encoding DUF2953 domain-containing protein → MRYNGIFLITVLILIIFTAVLMFKFIKSSIDIIITSEVNNNDINVNLNIKYIFNLINIKIPIYPLNKGKVKKDKKKGKNKIKNKNSKINKKSIELYDIRNILNLIFKVKIEEIYSYISFGNENIIFTSFIYVFINTIYGNIINIFTPNKIYLNITPDFTKNYIKGNFKIHIKPTIKDIINISIVMIKIYKKAKINKRIKKDGGISEINRVNTKSYGKNI, encoded by the coding sequence ATGAGATATAATGGGATATTTTTAATTACTGTTTTAATTTTAATTATTTTTACAGCTGTATTGATGTTTAAATTCATAAAATCATCAATAGATATAATTATTACTAGCGAGGTAAATAATAATGACATAAATGTAAATTTGAATATTAAGTATATATTTAATTTAATAAATATAAAAATACCTATTTACCCCTTAAATAAAGGTAAAGTAAAAAAAGATAAAAAGAAAGGTAAAAATAAGATAAAAAATAAAAATAGTAAGATAAACAAAAAATCTATAGAATTATATGATATAAGAAATATACTTAATTTAATATTTAAAGTAAAAATAGAAGAGATATATAGTTATATTAGCTTTGGAAATGAAAATATTATTTTTACAAGTTTCATATATGTATTTATAAATACTATATATGGAAATATTATAAATATATTTACTCCTAATAAAATTTACTTAAATATTACACCTGACTTTACAAAAAATTATATAAAAGGAAATTTCAAAATACATATAAAACCAACTATTAAGGATATTATAAATATATCTATAGTGATGATTAAAATTTATAAGAAAGCTAAAATAAATAAAAGAATAAAAAAGGATGGTGGAATAAGTGAGATCAACAGGGTCAATACAAAGTCTTATGGAAAAAACATTTGA
- the scpB gene encoding SMC-Scp complex subunit ScpB yields the protein MRREDIKNIIEAVMFAYSEPITIEELNNIINEELSRKEIEIMLNSLIDEYKENNRGIQIIRLENKYQMTTNKDYSEFIKKVLEPKKKKSLSQATLETLTIIAYKQPITKVEIEEIRGVKCDRAVQVLLENELIKEAGRLEKIGKPIIYKTTDEFLKLLSIETLEDLPPLEENQEPKTKDK from the coding sequence ATGAGACGTGAAGATATAAAAAATATTATAGAAGCTGTTATGTTTGCATACTCAGAACCTATAACAATAGAAGAATTAAATAATATTATAAATGAAGAACTTTCACGAAAAGAAATAGAAATAATGTTAAATTCATTAATTGATGAGTATAAGGAAAATAACAGAGGAATACAAATAATACGATTAGAAAATAAGTATCAAATGACTACTAATAAGGATTATTCTGAGTTTATAAAAAAGGTACTAGAACCTAAGAAAAAGAAGAGTCTAAGTCAAGCAACATTAGAAACACTTACAATTATAGCTTATAAACAACCAATAACTAAAGTTGAGATAGAAGAAATAAGAGGGGTCAAGTGTGATAGAGCTGTCCAAGTACTTTTAGAGAATGAACTTATAAAAGAAGCTGGAAGACTTGAAAAGATAGGAAAGCCTATAATATATAAGACTACAGATGAATTTTTAAAATTACTTAGTATAGAAACACTGGAAGATCTACCTCCATTAGAGGAAAATCAAGAGCCTAAAACTAAAGATAAATAA